Within Dehalococcoidales bacterium, the genomic segment GGCTTCGGCTATGGGGTTCCTTGCGGAAAGGGCTAATGAAGAAGCGGACAAGCGACTGGAAACCGGGAAATACAGCCACCTGCTGATAGCACCAATCGAGATAGCCGACTTCGAGCCGAACCTCATTATGCTGTACATAGACTCTGCTCAGGCAATGAGACTGGCACAGTCGGCGACCATGAGTGCCGGTGAGAGTGTTTCGTCCGTTGCCACCGGTACCGGGGACTGCGGTGATGTAATAGCCCGTACAATCAAGAGCGGCCAGTGTCAGTTCATCCTGCCCAGCGGTGGGGACCGGGTCTTTGGGGGGACACAAGATAACGAGCTGATATTCACCATCCCCGGGAGCAAAGTAGAGGCTATCATAAATGGTCTCGGGGAAACCCATAAGACCGGATTCAGATACCCGGTGCTGACCGATATGAGACATGCTCCGGAACTACCGCCCTTCCTCCAGATTCCGGGGGACGCGTAGTCCGCATTGACACCCGCGACCCGACAACGATAGTATAGAATAAGAATGTCTCTATCCTACCAGCACATCACGCCGGCACTGGCATGCCAGACGAAACTCCTGATGACCGATGTGGACGGCACCCTGACGTCCGCAGATGATACCATTAGTCCGGCGGTCTTCGAGGCAGTCCTCCGCCTGGAAGAGTCGGGCATTATCGTTGGCCTTGTCTCCGGTAGGACGCTACCCGGCCTGGAATCGCTGGGCTATCGTCTCAATATCAGCGGACCGATAATCGCGGAAAACGGGGCTATGGCCAGGCTCAAGGTTGGCGGTGAACTAATGGAGCTGGGCTATTCCCGAAAACCCTCGATGGAAGCCCTGAAAAAACTCATGTTGCTCTACCC encodes:
- a CDS encoding DUF169 domain-containing protein; protein product: MDLKQVNETLNAYIKPQTFPLALKLCQSESELPERVRMPVRDMGYRITLCQGYGIARRFRWVLAVGKEDQCCVGGASAMGFLAERANEEADKRLETGKYSHLLIAPIEIADFEPNLIMLYIDSAQAMRLAQSATMSAGESVSSVATGTGDCGDVIARTIKSGQCQFILPSGGDRVFGGTQDNELIFTIPGSKVEAIINGLGETHKTGFRYPVLTDMRHAPELPPFLQIPGDA